One Oryctolagus cuniculus chromosome 7, mOryCun1.1, whole genome shotgun sequence genomic window, CTGGCGCAAGCTGAGGGACCGTGAGATACAGCTGGAGATCAGCGGCAAGGAGCGGGTACGCAGGGCTGGACTCGGATCTGGCCAGCTGCTCGTGACCATGAGGTTGGGAAAGGGCAGGGGTGGCTGGGGAGAGATTGGGGTCCCTGGAGGCTCCAGTGCCTGGGCTGGTGGGGTGCTAGGAATCATACACAACTGCCCAGAGCCTCAGACCAGGGGCCACTCCCTCTCAGACCTGGTGGACTGGGGCTTCCGGTGAGTGGACTGGCTGGACGGACGCTGTCACCCTGTGGCCACAagagggcagggagggctttGTCTTTCACCCTGGACCAACTGCAGGTGGGCTGGGGACAGCCTTGTGCTGAGAGGAACACACCCGTGTCCACTGCAGCTAGGCAGGGTGCTGGTGAGGGGGGTGTGTGGGGGTAAGGCCTGAGAGAGGAGGGGGTGAAGAGCAAGGCCAGGGACTTGAGCAAGGCCTGGCAGCTGCTGTCCACCCTTGGGCCAGGACTGAGacttggggctgggcctggtcccCCAAGCCTCCGCGCCCACCGCCCCCAGCCTGTGGCTCTGGTTTTGGTGTCCAGCTGGAGGACCTGAACTTCCCAGAGGTCAAACGGCGGAAGGTGGGAGACAGGAAGCACGAGGACAGGATGGAATTTAAAGACCTCTTTGACCTGGACAGTGAAGACGACGCCCAGGACCCAGAGAGAGGTGGGGCCCACGGTGTGCGCAGCTGTGCGGCCAGCAAGTCTGTGTCCAGTAAACCAGTCGGTCCCCTTTGCATGCCTTTGCCTCCCCAGCCACTGAcagcacgggggtgggggtgggggtccagcCCAGCCGTGAGCCCAGCCCACACTCCTGCTTCAGCTGCCCCCACTTTGCTGGTGTTCCTGGGAGCAGATTCACACGTGGACTCTTGTCCTTGGCCTGCAGAGACATTGGTGTCCCTGAGAGCCCCGCAGGGTGAGggtgaggacaaggacaaggacgaGAGTGAGGATGGAGACGAGGACGAGGACGAGGGCAGCGGCAGCTCGGAGGGTGAGTGGTCCttggggaggaggggctgtggctgCCTGAGCACAAAGCTGTCAGGGactcagggccaggctggggagggcagctCTCAGCCAGGCCCACGCCCCTCCCTGGGGATGCCAGGCCAGCTGCTGTGTGCTCACTGGCTCTGGCAGCAGCCCTGATAAATTAATTAGTGCTGTGATTAATTAGTGATGAGTAACCTCCAAGACTGGCTTCTTCCTGATAAAGCAGAATTTATGTGGCCTGGGTCTCTCCTTGCAGATGGAGGCCCAGATGTAGCGGCGGGGCTGGCCCCAGGGGAGCTGTGGCTGCTGGCCCAGGGGCCTGAAGACCACCTAGAGGAGCTGCAGCTCTCTGAGGACGACTGAGGGCCCAGTGCCCCGAGGCCCTGGCACATCTCTGCGCAGGGTGCACAGGGCTTTATTTTCATAGCACAACAGACCAAGCAGGCCAAGCGCTGTACAGACCCGGTGGGGACTTGGGGGAAGGGACCAGCACCGAGCAGTCTGCCGGCTGCCCCTCAGCCTCGTGGAGGAAGCTGACCCTGAGGTCGGGAATCTCCGGggacagtgccagctccagaggGAGGCGTCACCTGCTCCGGTCGACCTCTGTCTTTGGTTCATCTGCAGACCCAGCCAGGCCTCAGCGCCAGGCTCTGCAGGCACCACAGAAAGTGTTCGGCAACGTGCTCCTTTCTTCTCAAAGATTCTGTGTGTTTTCGTCCAAAACCAGGAGAAATAGGTGGGGGAAGGGGTTGGCGCTGGGGAGTTTGAGgggccccacctccccctgctcagcacagaggctgggaggggtctGGGGCTCCAGGGAGCAAAGCCCCAGAGCCGTTCTCCTGCCTGGGTGAGTCTCGGCTGGCGCAGGGCTGGGTGCCCCCGTAAGGGGAGGTggctgctggggacagaggctgctCTCCTGTGGCAAGTTCCGGCTCGGGGCCCCGCAGGGTTGGCGGCTGCAGCGGCAGGGCCATGGGGAAGCTGGCCATGTAGAAGACTCTGCCCAGGCGCCTGGCCACCTGCAGAGACAGGGGCCTGGATGGGGCGCCTGCCAGGAAGGAGTCTGCAGGGCTGCCCCACGTGGCCCAGCTGTGCTCACCTGGGCCCGGATTTTGAGGGCAggccccagcttcagccccatgGTGGTCAGCAGATGCTCCTCGGTCAGCAGTGGCAAGGTCTCCCCGTCTATGCCTTGTTCTTTGAAGacctgggagtggggagcaggcTCAGAACCTGCTACTCTGCTCAGCCTGGCAGAACCAAGAAGGGCCACGCCCCTGCAGCACgcttgggggtggggacaggccaGGTGCTCCATGCGTggtgaggggagggggcttaCCTCAAACCTTCCACTCCAGGGACTAGCGTCTGgcactgccccaccccctcccccggggcTCCCCCTCACCCTGGCGTACTCTCCGCAGCCAGACAGGCCCCCCACGAAGCTGCACACGTCGTCCACCGTCCACTTGCTGACGTCCTCGGGGGCTGTGGCCTCACCATCAGCGAAGAGCCCCCCCACAGCGCCTGGGTCAGGAGTGTGTGGTGTTACTGGAGGTCCTGCTGACTCCCACACCCAGCCTCAGCCAGTCTGCCGGGCTGTTTACACACAGACTGCTGCTTAGACCACTTCTCCCGGGGCCACCCcactgagagagagaaggtgcCCACCTGTGTGGAAGTAGGGGAAGCCCAAGGGTAATGGAGGGGGCAGCGAGGACCCTGAGAGAAGCCCCTTCTCCGCTCCAATCCTTGCGCCTGGGGCTTGGCCTGGGGTGGAGCCCTGGGTTCCAGCGGCTGCCACCTCCTGGTCCTCTCCATCGGAGTCCTTTGGGGGCTCATCCTCCGACCCATCTTGAGCCCAGAGTCCGGACCCTGTGGTGTCTTTGGACTCACTGGGCCTGGGATCAGCGGAGCCCGAACCTGCCTTCCGGGGTGCTCGGCGAGCCAGGTCCCGGGGCGGGGTTgggggcccggggcccggggGCCCTTGGGGCGGCAGGGCCAGCAGCGGCGCCGCGCTGTGCTTCAGCACCAGCAGGGCTCCGCGCCGCTGCAGCTCGTCCGCGCTGTCGGGGGCGCGCAGCGTGGCCTCGGGCGCCAGCAGCTGTGGCCGGTGCGTGCTCTCCAGCTCCTTGTGGCGAAGCAGTTCTGCAGACATCTCCAGTCTGGCCGCGAGAAGAGACAGCGGGCGTCATCCGGGGCAGCCAGGCCGCCACCCACCCGTCTGCCGGCTGCGGCAGTACCTACCGGGCCAGGCTCTGCTTTCGCAGAAGCTCCTGCTGCCGGGCGAGCACCTCGGCCTGGGTGGGGGGCAGAAAGCCGTAGCCTGGTgggcagggttagggttagggttagggttagggttagggccgtGGGAGCGCGTCCTCGGCGCCACTCGGACCCGCGGGGTCGGGTAAACATAGGGGACCGCGTGCGCTCCTCACCTGGGGTCTGGCACAGAGCCGAGGGCACCCCCAAGAAGGGAGGCCGGATGTGGGGGCCCAGGGCGAGGTGAGGGGCATTCTGGGGCGACAGCAGTGGGGGCGGTTGCGACAGCTCCCTGTGGACGTAGCCGGGTCAGCGGCGCGCGCCCCCGCccaccgccgccgcctccgctAATTGCTGGCCCCGCGGGCAGGCAGAGCGCAGCTCATGGCGGCTCCGGGtcgctccccgcccccgcccccgccggcggCGCCAATTAATCTCGGCGGCAGCGCGGAGGCGCTGGCCCGGCGGGCGGGAGGCGGCTGCTGCAGTAATTACCGCCGCCGCCCGCCTGCTCCGACCCCCGCGGGCCCGTGCGCGATTAGCCGCGATGGGGGCGGCGGGAGGTAGCGGCTCAGGGGTCTGTGCCGTGAACGGCTCCGCCGTCTGCGAGCCCCGACTTACGTGCAGGTCCCCAGGCTGGGAGCCACTCCCCGCAGCCTCTCTGCGGGTGCCCCGGTCAGCCTCAGCACCTCTTCCCCACcgaggtcgggggtgggggggcgcccAGTCGCTGCACTGGGAAACCAGAGCCAACCCTGACTCTCCCGCCTAGGACGctggtcctcccctcccccccatcccgTCCCTGCTCAGGACCCCCTGCCAACAGCCGAGGCGGGCTTGGCACAGGCGTCACGGGGCGCCTGCCGGCGCGGAGGTCAGGGGCAGCCCCACCCCAGTACCTCTCGGAGAAAGacagggcagcagctggagcagcGCCGTcgcggtgctgggccaggccctgcttcCGGCGCTGGCCTGCTGGGGATGACGGCAGGTGGACTTCCAGGCCGCTGGGGCTCCTCAGCGCGGCAGCTGCCACCTCCTGCCGAACCCTCAGGagatcttgggggggggggggcagcagtgacCCAGAGGCGGGGCCTCCCAGGATTCCCCCATCCCTGGCCCAGGGACCCCAAGGAGAAAAGAGGGGGCGCCGGCTGCGCTGTAGGGCAGAGGAGACATTGGAGGGGCTCGGGAGCATGGGTGACCACAGCGAGGTGGCAGGGAAAGCCCCCGCCCCGCACAGGAGCCAGGCGGTGCCCGATAGCCGGGGTCAGGAGGCGAGCAGAGCAAGGCTGCCCGGACATGAAGGGGGCTCTGAGGCCGAGCACTGGGCCTGCAGCGTGGGGGTTCCGCCTACAGGCGGGCGCGGTGCGGGCCTGGGGCGCGGGCAACCCTCCCTGGGGACCCCCGAGCCCACACAAACAGGCGCGGTCACCACGCGGCCCAGCACGACCCGCCgaggcccccgccccccgcgcccccccccccccccccccggcagtcCCCGCCTGCCGaggctccgccgccgccgcctctgtTTATAAATTAATTACCCGGAGAGCGGAGGTGGGTCCTGCCCTGGGCCGGCTGCCAGCCCTCGGAGCCCGGCCGGCGCGGCTGCCCGCGCCGATCCCAGCGGGGCCCCCGCCCGGCGGCCGCGGTTATTTACCGTCGGCtccgcggcgggggcggcggcgcggACGGAGATTGACAGCCTGCTCGGCTCGCAGCTCCCCGGcggccgcgccccctcccccgcacgGGCCAGCGAGCCggccccaggcagggcaggcaaagcaattaaaaaggaagatttttaaattattaacattTGGTGAATTATTCAGGCTCTTGGTgcctgagctgccctgggggACGGCGCCTTGTGAAAGGAGAGGaactcctgccccctccccaccgccagccggcgctggggccctggacaCTGTGCGTCCAGGGGGTTGCCACAGCACAGAGGGGCCAGGCAGCCCCCCTCCAGCTGGGGCTTCTCTGGGAACTCTtggggccgcagcggccagaccACCGCAGCCCAGTGCTGCCTCTCTGGGCTTCCCGGTGTGGATCCTGCCCAGTCTCACTCTGGGGGCCACAGTCCACGGCCACACTGTGCTCTGACCCTGCACCTCCTGGACTCTGGACTCCCCAGGAATAAAGCAGACCCCTAGGTGGTCCGGCCTCCCACCCCATCATCCACACAGCCGGCCCCTGCCCAGCACCCATGGGTGTTGGGGGCTGTGGGGATCCCTCCTGGGCAGGGCACATACCGTGGCTGGGGAGGCCCAGGTGGTACAGCCGCTGAGGGTCCTCGCAGGCGCCAGCCTCACTCAGGGCTGACACGAGCCGGCGGTAGTGGTCCTCGGGGGCCATACTGGGCCCCAGGTCCGGCAGCAGCAGGGCCTCTGTGCAGGGGAGTGAGGTGAGGAGCCCTTCCCTCTCCCAGTGACCTGTGCCCCGCCTCCGGGTCAGGCTCCCACCTGGAGGGGACTCGCTTCGGGCCTTCTTCTCCGCGGAGCAGTCACTGCTGGCGTACGGGGAGCGGCCCAGCCTCTTGCCCAACAGGTCACCTGTGATGGGCAGAGTGGCCCCACCGTGGCTTGGGCTGGGCGGGACCTGGCTCAGCCTGAGGGGTGCCCACCTTTACTCAGGGTGCCACAGCATgatggccctgccctgggccctggggtgcGCTTGCAGAACTGAGGGGAGTCACGggaatcccaggcagcagctcaggGCCCCACAGGTGCCCTGCTGTCCCCAGCCAGCCCATCCAGGCTCTTGGGCAAATCAGCAAGCCCTGCTCAGGGCCTGCTGGAGAGGCAAGGAAGAAAGTCCTGCTCACACCCCAACTGCTCACACCCGACTGCTCACACCCTGACTGCCTGCACCCTGACTGCTCACACCCGACTGCTCACACCCCGACTGCTCACACCCGACTGCCTGCACCCTGACTGCTCACACCCCACTGCCTGCACCCTGACTGCTCACACCCGACTGCCTGCACCCCGACTGCTCACACCCCGACTGCCTGCACCCCGACTGCCTGCACCCCAACTGCTCACACCCCGACTGCCTGCACCCCGACTACCTGCACCCCAACTGCTCACACCCCGACTGCCTGCACCCCGACTGCCTGCACCCCGACTGCTCACACCTGACTGCTCACACCCGACTGCCTGCACCCCGACTGCCTGCACCCCAACTGCCTGCACCCCGACTGCTCACACCTGACTGCTCACACCCGACTGCCTGCACCCCGACTGCCTGCACCCCAACTGCTCACACCCGACTGCCTGCACCCCGACTGCCTGCACCCCAACTGCTCACACCCAACTGCCTGCACCCCGACTGCCTGCACCCCAACTGCTCACACCCGACTGCCTGCACCCTGACTGCTCACACCCGACTGCTCGTACCCCGACTGCTCACACCCCGACTGCCTGCACCCCGACTGCCTGCACCCTGACTGCTCACATCCGACTGCCTGTACCCTGACTGCTCACACCCGACTGCTCGCACCCCGACTGCTCGTACCCTGACTGCTCACACCCCGACTGCCTGCACCCCGACTGCCTGCACCCTGACTGCTCACACCCGACTGCTCACACCCCGACTGCTCACACCCCGACTGCTCACACCCTGACTGCTCACACCCGACTGCTCGTACCCCGACTGCTCGTACCCCGACTGCTCACACCCGACTGCTCACACCCCGACTGCCTGCACCCCGACTGCCTGCACCCCGACTGCTCACACCCGACTGCCTGCACCCTGACTGCTCACACCTGACTGCTCACACCCCGACTGCCTGCACTCCGACTGCTCACACCCGACTGCTCGTACCCCGACTGCTCACACCCGACTGCTCGCACCCCGACTGCTCGTACCCCGACTGCTCACACCCCGACTGCCTGCACCCCGGCTGCCTGCACCCCGACTGCTCGCACCCCGACTGCCTGCACCCTGAGGCCCCCAGGAGACCGCAGTCCCTCTCTGTTCGGTCCTGCCAGAGCCAGTACTTGGCCTTGGCTGTCACATACCTGCTCACTGCTCAGCCAGACTCCAAACTCCGCAGGGAGCCCGAGCAGCCTCCCAGCCCACAcagccccagcctgcctggcCACGAGGCCCCGCCCCAGGTCTCAGGTCATACATCCAGCATCCCAGACCACAGCCCAGCTTGCTCCTAGCCCCCTGTGCCCAGGGTCTGGGTGTCTGACCTCCAGCACCCCCTACCCTCAGGAGGCCTCCGAgtgggtggggtgaggggcagcCCTGTGTGACCCGAGCCCGCCAGGAGGTCTCGGCAGGTTGGGGCTTCCAAACCTGGGCCCCCTCCGGAAGCCCTGCCGTCAGCTCCAGAACCTAATTCCTTCTTCTTATTCCCTTAATCTGTCATTTTTATCAGGCTGGGGAAGTGCTGCTGCAGTGAGAGCCCGATCAATCTGCACATTACAGCTGACAGAATGGTGCTAATAACTTATTGATCTCAGCCACCTCACTGCCACTGGCCCCCGACCCAGCCTCAGGCCCTGCCCCAGACAGGGACCCCACCCCATCGCCAGCTCAGGGCATATGGAGCCAGCTGAGGCGGGGGTGGCATGAGCTGCACAGGGGCCCTGAGGAAGCCAGTGTCAGCCCCTCGGCCTCAGGTGTCAGAGCCCAGCGGGCAGGAGGGGCCGTGCCCACGCTTGCTGTGGGAACCTGGACACACGCACAACCCGCAGGGTCCAGACAGCTCAGTTTGCCACAatctgtttccctttctccacagtGGAAGTTCCCCCTAGGCTTTCTACTGGGGGCCGGGGGCTTCCTCTCTGTTCCTAGAAAGCCCGAGAAAGTCACAGCTTGGAAGAGGTGACACTGGGGGGTGGAGAGGACCCACAGCGAGGCACAGCCCCCCCGGCTGGCTCCACGAGGAGGGCACACTGCTCTGCAGTTACAGCAGCACACGTGCACCCACGGGCAGATGCACTGCTGACCGTGGCGTCAggaccctcccagccccacctgtccTGCCCAGGGTCCCGGGCATCAGTgttggggcggggccaggactgAAGCCTCAGGCATGGGATTGACATGGGGCATGCGCGTGTGAGCACTGCAGGGTGACATGGGTGTGGATGACGTGTGTCTGCAGCATGGAGCATGCGGCCCCCAGCTGGGAGCAGCTGCACAcgtctgtgcacacacacaggcacatgccgTGTACCTGAGTAGGTTTCCCTGTGTGTGGGCGGCAGGGGAGGGCCTGCGGCTCAGAATATCTCAATCATGTGGGGCCCTCCTGGTTCTGCCTGATCGATGGGGCAATTAGATTTTATCTGCTCACCCGCCTCAAGACGCTCCACCCACAgaggcctccccaggcacatggGGCCCCTGGTGGGGGTGCCCAGGCGTcctgtgggggtgcagggcctccACCCAGCCTTCCTGCCAGCAGCGGCCCAGCCCAGGGTCTCCGAGTCCAGCTCCCCAGCGCCTTTCCTGCCCTGCgttcagctggagctgagctgtgcCCCTCCCTCCGAGCTCCTGGGCTAgtgcccctgcccaccctcaAGGTCCGGGCCGCAGCCCCCTCTCTGGGGACAGGCCCCTTCCCTcctgggagcctggaggagcAGGACTGGAGCTGGCAAACTCTGGGGTTGGTGCATGGGGGTGAACACACTCCTGCCCACGTGAGCctttctggggtgggggtggggcatttCTGAGCCCCTGTGAGGCAGCGGCAATTCCAAAGCCACCCCAACAGCAGCTAGGGTAGAGCCTCCTGCCTgccaggctggctggctgggatTAACACAATTACCATCACACGGGGCCCCAGGGGACAGCCGGCCTCACACCTCCCGCCTCCTCTGCAGGCCTCTCTGGCAGCcggccagggcagccagggcttcTGAGCACTTACTCGGGCAGGGCAGGCTCCTCACCTGCGGGTCCCAGGCCAATCTCCACACTGCCTCTCTGGAATTCACAGCGGCTCTGGTGCTCGGGCATAACGAGGTGGCGGCTGCGATGCACGCTGGATAGCAGGGCAGGAAGGCTGTCCTGGCTGCAGAgcaagatgggaagcagagtcccTGAGCGCCGCCGGGGCCAGTGTGGACAGACAGCCTGGCCGGGCGAGCAGGCAATGCCACGTGGGTCCTCTGTGATACCACACGAATGCGCAACCATGGAGAAGACCAAAGCAAGGTGGCACCGCGCACACAAACCCCACCACTGCCCCCAGAGGGTGTGTGTAGAGCCGGGTGGCCCGTCTGAACGGAACTCTACAGAGGGAACGGCTGTAGCCCCGTTCCTTGCCAGGCGCCCACCAGGCAGAGGGGAACCTGCACGGGGGTGGGGGTCACCCCCACGGGACAGGCCCAGAGAGGACTGTGTCCCCTGTGTGCTCACAGCGAGTGGAACCTGCAGTCCCCTCAGATGAACAAACAGTGCAGACCAAGGTCCTACAGCCCGCCGCGGGGGCCAGGGTGTgtggggccaggtgggagccTCAACAGCCAGCCGCAGGGAAGCAATGAATGTGCATTTAACTCTTGTCCCAGATTTTCTTCCACAGACTctccagagagaagagggaggaagctGCGGCCACCTGCCTCCCTCTTGGGGTTCTGTGGGCAACCCCGGGCAGCAGAGAAGGGCGCCACAGGGTCAGGGACCCAGAAGCAGCAGGGCCGGTGTCTCACCCATCACACAGACACCCCTCCCTTGCACACGCCCGCCCCTGCCCACCTGTAACGCAGCAGCCTCCTGAGTGACACTAGTGGCCCGGTGGAGCCTCCATCAGTGACCTGGGCACCGACCCTAAACCTCATTAAATAGCCCCCAGCCCCCCTGGCCggggctggctggagctgggctaatccaggGCTGGCCCCTAAGCAGATCAGTTTCGGCACCAAAGACTCCATCCGGGCTGGGCCCCCGCGCCTCGGAGGAAACCCAGATGCACcgttgctccccacccccacctcctcggGAAAGACAGCCCGTGCAGCAGGACGTCAAGTGGGGGTAAGTCCTTTACAGGATTAATTGGCAGGAGTCTCGTCCCTGcggggaagctggagccagaagtgcTGTCCTCAGCAGGTGGAGGGGGCTGAGGGGGCCCAGAAGCAGGCCCATGCCTGCCAGAGACCCCTGCACAAACCACCTCCCACCGtgcccagggtctgcag contains:
- the SAMD11 gene encoding sterile alpha motif domain-containing protein 11 isoform X3 → MPAVKKELPGREDLALALATFHPALAALPLPPLPGYLAPLPAAAALPPAASLPAPATGYEALLAPPLRPPRAYLSLHEAAPHLHLPRDPLALERLAAPAAAAPDFQPLLDNGEPCIEVECGANRALLYVRKLCQGSKGPSIRHRGEWLTPNEFQFVSGRETAKDWKRSIRHKGKSLKTLMSKGILQVHPPICDCPGCRISSPVNRGRLADKRTVALTPTRVLKKERNPSFSASDGDSDGSGPACGRRPGLKQEDDPHIHIMKRRVHTHWDVNISFRETSCSQDSLPALLSSVHRSRHLVMPEHQSRCEFQRGSVEIGLGPAEALLLPDLGPSMAPEDHYRRLVSALSEAGACEDPQRLYHLGLPSHDLLRVRQEVAAAALRSPSGLEVHLPSSPAGQRRKQGLAQHRDGAAPAAALSFSERELSQPPPLLSPQNAPHLALGPHIRPPFLGVPSALCQTPGYGFLPPTQAEVLARQQELLRKQSLARLEMSAELLRHKELESTHRPQLLAPEATLRAPDSADELQRRGALLVLKHSAAPLLALPPQGPPGPGPPTPPRDLARRAPRKAGSGSADPRPSESKDTTGSGLWAQDGSEDEPPKDSDGEDQEVAAAGTQGSTPGQAPGARIGAEKGLLSGSSLPPPLPLGFPYFHTGAVGGLFADGEATAPEDVSKWTVDDVCSFVGGLSGCGEYARVFKEQGIDGETLPLLTEEHLLTTMGLKLGPALKIRAQVARRLGRVFYMASFPMALPLQPPTLRGPEPELATGEQPLSPAATSPYGGTQPCASRDSPRQENGSGALLPGAPDPSQPLC
- the SAMD11 gene encoding sterile alpha motif domain-containing protein 11 isoform X2; protein product: MPAVKKELPGREDLALALATFHPALAALPLPPLPGYLAPLPAAAALPPAASLPAPATGYEALLAPPLRPPRAYLSLHEAAPHLHLPRDPLALERLAAPAAAAPDFQPLLDNGEPCIEVECGANRALLYVRKLCQGSKGPSIRHRGEWLTPNEFQFVSGRETAKDWKRSIRHKGKSLKTLMSKGILQVHPPICDCPGCRISSPVNRGRLADKRTVALTPTRVLKKERNPSFSASDGDSDGSGPACGRRPGLKQEDDPHIHIMKRRVHTHWDVNISFRETSCSQDSLPALLSSVHRSRHLVMPEHQSRCEFQRGSVEIGLGPAGDLLGKRLGRSPYASSDCSAEKKARSESPPEALLLPDLGPSMAPEDHYRRLVSALSEAGACEDPQRLYHLGLPSHDLLRVRQEVAAAALRSPSGLEVHLPSSPAGQRRKQGLAQHRDGAAPAAALSFSERELSQPPPLLSPQNAPHLALGPHIRPPFLGVPSALCQTPGYGFLPPTQAEVLARQQELLRKQSLARLEMSAELLRHKELESTHRPQLLAPEATLRAPDSADELQRRGALLVLKHSAAPLLALPPQGPPGPGPPTPPRDLARRAPRKAGSGSADPRPSESKDTTGSGLWAQDGSEDEPPKDSDGEDQEVAAAGTQGSTPGQAPGARIGAEKGLLSGSSLPPPLPLGFPYFHTGAVGGLFADGEATAPEDVSKWTVDDVCSFVGGLSGCGEYARVFKEQGIDGETLPLLTEEHLLTTMGLKLGPALKIRAQVARRLGRVFYMASFPMALPLQPPTLRGPEPELATGEQPLSPAATSPYGGTQPCASRDSPRQENGSGALLPGAPDPSQPLC
- the SAMD11 gene encoding sterile alpha motif domain-containing protein 11 isoform X1; the encoded protein is MPAVKKELPGREDLALALATFHPALAALPLPPLPGYLAPLPAAAALPPAASLPAPATGYEALLAPPLRPPRAYLSLHEAAPHLHLPRDPLALERLAAPAAAAPDFQPLLDNGEPCIEVECGANRALLYVRKLCQGSKGPSIRHRGEWLTPNEFQFVSGRETAKDWKRSIRHKGKSLKTLMSKGILQVHPPICDCPGCRISSPVNRGRLADKRTVALTPTRVLKKERNPSFSASDGDSDGSGPACGRRPGLKQEDDPHIHIMKRRVHTHWDVNISFRETSCSQDSLPALLSSVHRSRHLVMPEHQSRCEFQRGSVEIGLGPAGDLLGKRLGRSPYASSDCSAEKKARSESPPGGSLTRRRGTGHWEREGLLTSLPCTEALLLPDLGPSMAPEDHYRRLVSALSEAGACEDPQRLYHLGLPSHDLLRVRQEVAAAALRSPSGLEVHLPSSPAGQRRKQGLAQHRDGAAPAAALSFSERELSQPPPLLSPQNAPHLALGPHIRPPFLGVPSALCQTPGYGFLPPTQAEVLARQQELLRKQSLARLEMSAELLRHKELESTHRPQLLAPEATLRAPDSADELQRRGALLVLKHSAAPLLALPPQGPPGPGPPTPPRDLARRAPRKAGSGSADPRPSESKDTTGSGLWAQDGSEDEPPKDSDGEDQEVAAAGTQGSTPGQAPGARIGAEKGLLSGSSLPPPLPLGFPYFHTGAVGGLFADGEATAPEDVSKWTVDDVCSFVGGLSGCGEYARVFKEQGIDGETLPLLTEEHLLTTMGLKLGPALKIRAQVARRLGRVFYMASFPMALPLQPPTLRGPEPELATGEQPLSPAATSPYGGTQPCASRDSPRQENGSGALLPGAPDPSQPLC